A stretch of Megalobrama amblycephala isolate DHTTF-2021 linkage group LG14, ASM1881202v1, whole genome shotgun sequence DNA encodes these proteins:
- the LOC125244569 gene encoding NACHT, LRR and PYD domains-containing protein 3-like isoform X2, which translates to MPSVKELLKKSLDELEEVELKTFRWHLRNDHEGISKSDMENTDRLKTVDKMVECFGPEEAVKITVEILRKMNQNNLAEHLENKHKQGLTTDDRRAILHDYTEIIRRLKNKLKQDYKRIFIGNSQTGHKKNLNDIYTDLYVVENETGGRENNHEVIQINFNQKQCDARDTPIQCSNVFKVHEDQQNKKVMTLGIAGVGKTVSVNKFILDWAEGKENQDINFIFPLPFRQLNLITENCSLMGLLNKRFFNDPKELPSLPEDDGKVLFIFDGLDECRLPLNFKESDRITNVHKITTVSKIITNLIKTDLLPSALIWITSRPAAASLIPRNYIDQMTEVRGFNNEQKEQYFIKNSSSEVSENIIRHIKKSRSLYIMCHIPVFCWISVTVLQPLLAQESNDKTPTTLTGMYTSFLISQQQQMKEKYCDDPEPKVNAMSFDEIILKLGKLAFQQLEKGNLIFYKEDLEECGLDVSEGSVYSGLCTRMFQEEKAVSARNVYSFVHLSIQEFLAALYVFLINRDKNENPFLQSWTEKLTWKLSKKPLFKLHKAAVNKALESKNGHLDLFLRFLLGLSLESNQSDLNELLPKLKLKTENIKDTVDYIKKKIQMEKSVERTINLFYCLSEMKDDFVEEIQKNLISGNLSAQNLSSAQWSGLVFVLLMSEETQEKFELQKYRRSDEALMRLLPVIKNTRRALLQCCNLTFHCCKSLSSVLQSSISFLRELDLSNNDLHDSGVKLLSDGLKSPNCQLEILRLSGCMVTEEGCGYVSSALSSNPSHLRELDLSYNYPGDLGVKLLNEKLEDPNCTLDKLNVNHGGEIRITAVPRRCIVICLTGLRRRGLQQILGGSSGIHSM; encoded by the exons ATGCCATCTGTTAAAGAGCTACTCAAGAAATCACTGGATGAACTGGAAGAAGTTGAACTAAAGACGTTTCGGTGGCACTTAAGGAATGATCATGAGGGTATATCAAAGTCTGACATGGAGAATACAGATAGGTTAAAAACTGTGGATAAGATGGTGGAGTGTTTTGGACCAGAAGAAGCTGTGAAGATCACTGTGGAGATCCTGAGGAAGATGAACCAGAATAATCTGGCTGAGCATCTGgagaacaaacacaagcaag GCTTAACTACAGACGACAGACGAGCTATTCTTCATGATTACACAGAGATCATCCGCAGACTGAAGAACAAGTTAAAACAGGACTACAAGCGGATATTCATTGGTAATTCACAGACGGGTCATAAGAAAAACCTGAACGATATTTACACTGATTTATATGTAGTGGAGAATGAGACTGGGGGAAGAGAAAATAACCACGAGGTGATACAGAtcaattttaatcaaaaacaatgTGATGCCAGGGACACACCAATCCAGTgcagtaatgtttttaaagtccATGAGgatcaacaaaacaaaaaggtgATGACGTTGGGGATCGCAGGAGTAGGAAAAACTGTGTCTGTCAATAAATTCATCCTTGATTGggctgaaggaaaagaaaatcaGGATATAAACTTCATTTTTCCTCTGCCGTTCCGTCAGCTAAACCTGATTACAGAGAACTGCAGTCTCATGGGACTGCTTAACAAACGCTTCTTTAATGATCCTAAAGAACTGCCCTCTCTTCCTGAAGATGATGGTAAGGTCTTGTTCATTTTTGATGGGCTGGATGAATGTCGCTTACCTTTGAACTTTAAAGAGAGTGACAGAATTACAAATGTtcacaaaataacaacagtgAGTAAGATAATAACAAACCTTATCAAGACAGAcctgcttccctctgctctcatctggatcacatccagaccagcagcagccagTCTGATACCCCGAAACTACATTGATCAAATGACTGAAGTGCGAGGATTTAACAATGAGCAGAAAGAGCAATACTTCATCAAAAACAGCAGTTCTGAGGTTTCTGAAAACATCATCCGTCACATCAAGAAATCCAGGAGCCTGTACATCATGTGCCATATCCCtgtcttctgctggatctctgTCACTGTTCTTCAGCCTTTACTGGCTCAAGAGAGCAATGACAAAACACCCACAACTCTCACAGGAATGTACACAAGCTTCTTAATTTCTCAGCAGcaacaaatgaaagaaaaatactGTGATGACCCTGAACCCAAAGTCAATGCAATGTCTTTTGATGAGATTATTCTGAAGCTTGGGAAATTAGCCTTTCAACAGCTGGAGAAAGGAAACCTGATTTTCTACAAAGAAGATCTTGAGGAATGTGGACTAGATGTCAGTGAAGGGTCTGTCTACTCTGGGTTATGTACTCGAATGTTTCAGGAGGAAAAAGCTGTTTCAGCAAGAAATGTTTACAGCTTCGTACATCTCAGCATCCAGGAGTTCCTTGCTGCTCTTTATGTGTTTTTGATTAACAGAGACAAGAATGAAAACCCATTTCTTCAATCATGGACAGAAAAACTAACGTGGAAACTCTCCAAAAAGCCACTGTTTAAACTTCATAAGGCTGCAGTCAACAAGGCTTTAGAAAGCAAGAACGGACACCTGGATCTTTTCCTCCGATTCCTCCTAGGTCTTTCACtggagtccaatcagagtgACCTGAATGAACTACTGccaaaactgaaactgaaaacaGAGAACATTAAAGACACTGTTGACTATATCAAAAAGAAGATACAGATGGAGAAATCAGTAGAGAGGACCATCAATCTCTTCTACTGTCTGAGTGAAATGAAAGATGACTTTGTGGAGGAAATCCAGAAGAATCTGATATCAGGAAATCTTTCAGCACAGAATCTCTCCTCTGCTCAGTGGTCTGGTCTGGTGTTTGTGCTCCTCATGTCAGAAGAGACTCAAGAGAAGTTTGAACTGCAGAAATACAGAAGATCTGATGAAGCACTGATGAGACTGCTGCCAGTGATCAAAAACACCAGAAGAGCACT GCTCCAGTGCTGTAATCTAACTTTTCATTGTTGTAAGAGTTTGTCTTCAGTTCTACAATCCTCAATCTCtttcctgagagagctggacctgagtaacaatgacctgcatgattcaggagtgaagcttctttctgatggactgaagagtccaaactgtcagctggagatactgag GttgtctggctgtatggtgacagaggaaggctgtggttatgtgtcttcagctctgagttcaaacccctcacatCTAAGggagctggatctgagctacaatTACCCAGGAGATTTAGGAGTCAAGCTGCTTAATGAAAAACTGGAGGATCCAAACTGCACATTGGACAAACTCAA
- the LOC125244570 gene encoding protein NLRC3-like — translation MASVKELLEKSLNELEKAELKKFQWHLRNDHESISKSDMENADRLKTVDKMVECFGPEEAVKITVEILKKMNQNDLAKQLENKHKKGSSADDRQATLHDYTETSRRLKNKLKQDYEQILVGNSQTGHQKNLNDIYTDLYVVENETGGRVNDHEVRQIELYHKQYDAKDTPIQCNNIFKDNKNKKVLTMGIAGVGKTVSVNKFILDWAEGTENQDITFIFPLPFRQLNLITENCSLMGLIHEYFFSDPKELPSLPEDDGKVLFIFDGLDECRFPLRFKEAGRFTNVHEKTTVNKIVTSLIKKHLVPSALIWITSRPAASSLIPRNYIDQVTEVRGFNDEQKEQFFKKNSSTEVSENIIRHIRKSRSLYIMCHIPVFCWISLTVLKPLLAQESNDKTPTTLTGMYTSFLMSQQQQMKEKYCDDPEPKVNAMSFDQIILKLGKLAFQQLEEGNLIFYKEDLEKCGLDVSEGSVYSGLCTQIFQEEKAVSARHIYSFVHLSIQEFLAALYVFLISKDKKENPFLQSWTEKLKWILSKHNYTGYCFVETAFLEQDGRHSGPDAAVEGGSPSFPQLRRLCLVGVRILSHCGSRRERRHHYLRLPRTFNTSSSHLSVRSRENTSSQPGVSRYDRETSQGSVVAFASVLAHC, via the exons ATGGCATCAGTTAAAGAGCTGCTTGAGAAATCACTGAATGAACTGGAGAAAGCTGAACTGAAGAAGTTTCAGTGGCACTTAAGGAATGATCATGAGAGTATATCAAAGTCTGACATGGAGAATGCAGATAGGTTAAAAACTGTGGATAAGATGGTGGAGTGTTTTGGACCAGAAGAAGCTGTGAAGATCACTGTGGAGATCTTGAAGAAGATGAACCAGAATGATCTGGCTAAGCAGCTGGAGAACAAACACAAGAAAG GCTCATCTGCAGATGACAGACAAGCTACTCTTCATGATTACACAGAGACCAGCCGCAGACTGAAGAACAAATTAAAACAGGACTATGAGCAGATATTGGTTGGTAATTCACAGACAGGTCATCAGAAAAACCTGAACGATATTTACACTGATTTATATGTGGTGGAGAATGAGACTGGAGGAAGAGTAAATGACCATGAGGTGAGACAGATCGAATTGTATCACAAACAATATGATGCCAAGGACACACCAATCCaatgcaataatatttttaaagacaataaaaacaaaaaggtaCTGACAATGGGGATCGCAGGGGTTGGAAAAACTGTCTCTGTCAATAAATTCATCCTTGATTGGGCTGAAGGAACAGAAAATCAGGATATAACCTTCATTTTTCCTTTGCCATTCCGCCAGCTAAACCTGATTACAGAGAACTGCAGTCTCATGGGACTGATTCATGAATATTTCTTTAGTGATCCTAAAGAACTGCCCTCTCTTCCTGAAGATGATGGTAAAGTCTTGTTCATTTTTGATGGGCTGGATGAATGCCGCTTCCCTTTGAGGTTTAAAGAGGCAGGCAGATTTACAAATGTTCATGAAAAAACAACAGTGAATAAGATTGTTACAAGCCTTATCAAGAAACACCTggttccctctgctctcatctggatcacatcCAGACCAGCAGCATCCAGTCTGATACCCCGAAACTACATTGATCAGGTGACTGAAGTTCGAGGATTTAACGATGAGCAGAAAGAgcaattcttcaaaaagaacagcaGTACTGAGGTTTCTGAAAACATCATCCGTCATATAAGGAAATCCAGGAGTCTgtacatcatgtgccacatccctgtcttctgctggatctctcTCACTGTTCTTAAGCCTCTACTGGCTCAAGAGAGCAATGATAAAACACCCACAACTCTCACAGGAATGTATACAAGCTTTTTAATGTCTCAGCAGcaacaaatgaaagaaaaatactGTGATGACCCTGAACCCAAAGTCAATGCAATGTCTTTTGATCAGATTATTCTGAAGCTTGGGAAACTGGCCTTTCAACAGCTGGAGGAAGGAAACCTGATTTTCTACAAAGAAGATCTTGAGAAATGTGGACTAGATGTCAGTGAAGGGTCTGTCTACTCTGGGTTATGCACTCAGATCTTTCAGGAGGAAAAGGCTGTTTCAGCAAGACACATTTACAGCTTTGTACATCTCAGTATCCAGGAGTTTCTTGCTGCTCTCTATGTGTTTTTGATTAGCAAAGACAAGAAAGAAAACCCATTTCTTCAATCATGGACAGAAAAACTGAAATGGATACTGTCCAAACATAACTATACTGGATACTGTTTCGTTGAAACAGCATTTCTGGAGCAGGATGGACGACATTCTGGTCCAGATGCTGCTGTTGAAGGAGGATCACCTTCCTTTCCTCAACTTCGTCGACTATGCCTTGTGGGTGTGCGGATCCTCTCTCACTGTGGGAGTCGTCGAGAACGACGACACCATTATCTCCGACTCCCCAGGACATTCAACACCTCCAGCAGCCATCTCTCTGTCCGCTCCAGAGAAAACACTTCATCCCAGCCCGGAGTGTCCAGGTATGACAGAGAGACCTCCCAAGGTAGTGTTGTAGCATTTGCATCAGTGCTTGCCCATTGTTAG